TGGAGGATGGAACGCTGGTCGACTTCACCGGAAACGGTCGGTGGTGGGTGGGCTTGTTCGCAGGCGTTCCCGGCCGGTCCTGGCGCGTCTGGGACGCCGCCACCGAGCAGCTGGTCTACGTGGGTGGCACCTTGACGGACCCCGACGCAGTCTTGGGATGGCACATGCTCATTGACTTGTCCAGTCCGGTGGTCGGCCGCGTGAGGATCGTGGAGCCAGGGTTTGCGGTCGGATTCACCGATTCAAGCATGGAGGTCGTGGATCTCAATGACACTGGATCAATGGTAATCCGGCTTGAGCTCCCGCACGGCGCAGTCGTGGACTCAGTGGACGCATGCGAGGACCGGGTTATCGTAGTGGACTCGCGGGGCCTGGCCATGGTGCACTGGGTGCCTGCACTGCAGGAGATATGCAGGTTTAGCACGTTGAGGAGGGCGGAGGACCAGCATGAGCTGGGGGAGATGAGCGTGTGCATGAACAGGAATTATGCAGTGGTGCGCTCTGCCGATCGAGTCCGGGTGTGGGATGCGACGACCGGCGAGTACTTGTACAGATTCAGGGAGCGGATAGGAGAGGCGCTCGTGGTGGCTGCCAGTGACCGCTACGTCGCCGCTTGGGCCACCGATACCGGGTTGCACCTGTGGGATTTTGGAGACATGTAAGTAGAAGAGAGCAAGCGGTCGAGTGTCTACAGAAGTAGATAGAACTGGCTGTCGGTGATGGTTATGTTGTTTGCTTGGGATTGAGAGAccagatgatatgaatgcatgattgATTATTTCGCATATAAACAAGAAGAAGTTGCTGACGGATGCAGGAGTGCAGGCGGAGGGTTAGCATTCGGAAGAAAAAACAGGGAAGGGGAAGCGAAGAAGGTTTGGTTTTATGTCATCGATGATTAGGGTTTTATGTCATCGATGATTAGGGTTTGGTTTTATGTAATCTTGATGATATCGGAACAAGGCCGCATCTCCCGTTGCTCTTAGGTTCACATTGGACATGgataaaaacataaattaaaggtatattattattattattattatcttatgGTTAAGCATTTTTGAACTAATGATTTAGAGTTTTTATTAAGTAAAATAGAACATAAATTAAAGAGTTTTTATTAAGTATTTTGAGTAAAGTATTACGGAAAAAGACACTTTCCCTCTCGATATCTTCACCTTAATCTTTTGTAATTATAATAGAATAATCAAACACACATGGACTACAACTTGGGAATCATATGATCCAGTTTACATCTCTCGGGAGCAGTGATGTATCAACAGTAGCAATGACAGTAGTGTAATCCGGCGCGAACATTGCATTCTCCTCCCCGGCAGTCTGACATGCACCAAGTGTTGCAGGCGTCGTTGTCAGCGGCTCCCAAGCAATGCTCGGTACCATTCCATTTATGGTGATCCTTACAGCATAGATCCTGCGCAGTAGAATAATCTTGCATCCAATGCAAAAACCACATCAGTGTCTGCAAGTCTTGTATTCAAtgtaacaaggaaaaaaaaatacagaCTCAAAAGAATAACATCTTACTGGAAGCAGCGATCAGCAAACATAGGATGAGAAGGGAAGCCACTCCAGCACGAGACATGGTTGATTGTATGATGGTAATAATAATGCGTTGCTTTGACTTAGCTCACTCCGAAAGAGATTATTTTGATGGTATTATGCTGTCTCGTTGGGTGCCATCTTATTTATGTTTCGTTTTGAGACTATTTACGTGAGGAAAATATTCAAACTGAATCCGTTTCGTATCTTCTTATTCCTTTGGTTATTTTGCATCTTCCCAATAAGAAAAATTGTGAATCCAATCGGGAGAAGAActtgttatttctataaaatcatcatggaaaGTTTTTATTTATTCGTAaacatggtaaaaaaaaaaaaaaagcgactAGATTCCATTTGAGGACTTTCCTTTTTGAAACAATTATTCCTTTCGGCTGTAATTTCATTTGTTCCTCGATGACAAGCTTTTTGGGTTGGAAATTCATATTCCATGTAAGTTTGTGTCACACTTAAGGTTagcaaattttgaaaaataataatgTAAAATTCAGAGAGCTTTAGGTAAATTAAGATACATGAGTCATATCCACGTCTTTGGTAATCATCATGAAATCTGCGAGAATAATTTTGTGAGATTATCGAATATTATTTGGATGTGAGAAGTCGCTTCAATCATCGAACATTATGATCGGCTATGTTATGCTAATCACATCGGTCATTACTCCTATGTGTTGGGTTGACGAGGCATCTGAGTAGGTGTCGAGCTAGTGGTGATATATCGTTCATCTAAGTCTAACATGAATGATACTTGTGTTC
This Musa acuminata AAA Group cultivar baxijiao chromosome BXJ1-2, Cavendish_Baxijiao_AAA, whole genome shotgun sequence DNA region includes the following protein-coding sequences:
- the LOC135611955 gene encoding transcriptional regulator STERILE APETALA-like; translation: MHINKLSVIAASTIAPYMRLSIWGNDWQVCSTWRAASRSELLWHDLTRRVWTNRDRSPPSWRDEFVRLHRTAANFRARRYAYSHLLPSSPVALSCRRLALSDDHLAAGFLNGSVCLFDLPAGQLLATYWPNPHLDRLGRFSRAISGIVLAEPDERLAFASLDGDVHVVRLSIAGSVQRAHVGNLMEDGTLVDFTGNGRWWVGLFAGVPGRSWRVWDAATEQLVYVGGTLTDPDAVLGWHMLIDLSSPVVGRVRIVEPGFAVGFTDSSMEVVDLNDTGSMVIRLELPHGAVVDSVDACEDRVIVVDSRGLAMVHWVPALQEICRFSTLRRAEDQHELGEMSVCMNRNYAVVRSADRVRVWDATTGEYLYRFRERIGEALVVAASDRYVAAWATDTGLHLWDFGDM